The proteins below come from a single Pichia kudriavzevii chromosome 2, complete sequence genomic window:
- a CDS encoding uncharacterized protein (PKUD0B02840; similar to Saccharomyces cerevisiae YNL220W (ADE12); ancestral locus Anc_2.23), with product MADVVLGSQWGDEGKGKLVDLLCDDIEVCARCQGGNNAGHTIVIGKTKYDFHMLPSGLINKKCLNLVGSGVVVHLPSFFDELKKIEDQGLECRDRLFLSSRAHLVFDFHQRVDKLREAELSGNKKSIGTTGKGIGPTYSTKASRSGIRVHHLVSDEEGAWEEFETKLRRLYNTRVKRYGEFEYDIEGELNRYKVLKEQIKPFVVDSVEFMHDALLKKKKILVEGANALMLDLDFGTYPYVTSSNTGIGGVLTGLGIPATAIRNVYGVVKAYTTRVGEGPFPTEQLNEVGEKLQDIGREFGVTTGRKRRCGWLDLVVLKYSTWINGYTSLNITKLDVLDSFKELKVATAYKYKGEVLKSFPECLKVLGKVEVVYETLPGWEEDITQVKSYKDLPENAKKYLKFIEDYLNVPIQWVGTGPARESMLDKPVN from the coding sequence atggcaGACGTAGTTTTAGGTTCTCAATGGGGTGACGAAGGTAAGGGTAAGTTGGTTGACTTATTATGTGATGACATTGAAGTTTGTGCAAGATGCCAGGGTGGAAATAATGCAGGTCATACCATTGTTATTGGTAAAACCAAATACGATTTTCATATGTTACCTTCAGGTTTGatcaataaaaaatgtCTCAACTTGGTTGGTTCGGGTGTTGTCGTTCATTTaccttctttctttgatgaaCTAAAGAAGATCGAAGACCAAGGATTGGAATGCAGAGACAGATTGTTTTTATCTTCAAGAGCACACTTAGTTTTCGACTTTCACCAAAGAGTCGATAAGCTTAGGGAAGCTGAATTGAGCGGTAACAAGAAGTCCATTGGTACTACCGGTAAGGGTATTGGTCCAACCTACTCAACAAAAGCTTCAAGATCGGGTATTAGAGTTCATCACTTGGTTagtgatgaagaaggtgCTTGggaagaatttgaaaccaaGTTGAGAAGATTGTACAATACAAGAGTTAAAAGATACGGCGAATTTGAATACGACATTGAGGGGGAACTGAATAGATATaaggttttgaaagagCAAATCAAGccatttgttgttgattctgTTGAATTTATGCATGATGCTTtactaaagaaaaagaaaattttgGTTGAAGGTGCCAACGCTTTAATGTTAGACTTGGATTTTGGTACTTATCCTTATGTCACTTCTTCCAATACTGGTATTGGAGGTGTTTTAACAGGTTTAGGTATCCCGGCAACAGCCATTAGGAATGTTTATGGTGTTGTTAAAGCTTATACCACAAGAGTCGGAGAAGGTCCATTCCCAACTGAGCAATTAAATGAAGTTGGTGAGAAATTACAAGATATCGGCCGTGAGTTTGGTGTTACTACCGGTAGGAAGAGAAGATGTGGCTGGTTAGATCTAGTGGTTCtcaaatattcaacttGGATCAATGGTTACACTTCTCTGAATATCACAAAATTGGATGTTTTAGATTCTTTCAAGGAACTTAAGGTTGCAACTGCttataaatataaaggCGAAGTTCTTAAGTCCTTCCCTGAATGTCTGAAAGTTCTTGGTAAGGTCGAAGTTGTCTACGAGACATTACCTGGTTGGGAGGAAGATATTACTCAAGTCAAGTCATACAAAGACCTCCCAGAAAATGCTAAAAAGTACTTGaaattcattgaagatTACCTCAATGTTCCTATCCAATGGGTTGGTACCGGTCCAGCTAGAGAATCTATGCTGGATAAGCCTGTGAATTGA